A genomic region of Sulfobacillus acidophilus DSM 10332 contains the following coding sequences:
- a CDS encoding amidohydrolase (PFAM: Amidohydrolase family~COGs: COG3964 amidohydrolase~InterPro IPR006680~KEGG: mrd:Mrad2831_5828 dihydroorotase~PFAM: Amidohydrolase 1~SPTR: Amidohydrolase) produces MYDLIIQGGRVMSPSDGLDTCTDIGIKDGRIAAIGSLADKAYDAPPNVVDARGKIVTAGFIDFHVHGFAYFTDYGTYPDDVGVKSGVTTVVDQGSAGYLTFPAFKKFMVDESRTRVFSFLNIGAVGTIKGSMLPALHSPATVDVAQVVHTIEQYPEIIRGIKTHAEMGGVALWGFEVLALAKQASREAKVPCYVHTGKLIPAPSTAWPDPDTVMPRAVTFLDPGDILTHCFTGHPGGILHSQGFVHPAVREALAAGVLLDVGYGEHFSFRVAETVLDQGVRPHIVSSDVHALFNRPHSLQATYGLAQAMSHLMALGFPLTELVEMVTERPAAILRIDDRVGHIRIGYDADLTIFSITEGEYTFRDRWGDVRPGTQLIRPESVVRHGHASSIESLAMESLV; encoded by the coding sequence ATGTACGATCTGATTATCCAGGGCGGACGGGTTATGTCACCGTCGGACGGTTTAGATACCTGCACCGATATTGGTATAAAAGACGGGCGGATTGCCGCCATCGGCTCGTTGGCGGATAAAGCGTATGACGCGCCACCGAATGTTGTCGATGCACGCGGCAAAATCGTGACCGCCGGGTTCATTGATTTTCATGTGCACGGGTTTGCCTATTTCACCGATTACGGCACATATCCCGATGATGTCGGCGTCAAGTCCGGTGTGACGACAGTCGTCGACCAAGGTAGCGCCGGATATCTGACATTTCCGGCGTTTAAAAAATTCATGGTGGATGAGAGCCGAACGCGGGTCTTTTCGTTTTTAAACATTGGAGCGGTAGGCACGATTAAAGGCAGTATGCTGCCCGCGTTACATAGCCCGGCCACCGTTGATGTGGCACAGGTGGTCCATACGATTGAGCAATATCCCGAGATTATTCGCGGCATTAAAACCCATGCGGAAATGGGCGGAGTGGCACTTTGGGGATTCGAAGTTCTTGCCTTGGCTAAACAGGCCTCGCGTGAAGCCAAGGTGCCGTGTTATGTTCATACCGGAAAACTGATTCCGGCGCCATCCACCGCATGGCCGGACCCGGACACGGTGATGCCCCGAGCTGTCACTTTTCTCGATCCGGGCGACATTCTGACGCACTGCTTTACCGGACATCCGGGAGGCATTCTTCATAGTCAGGGATTTGTGCATCCTGCCGTTCGCGAAGCGCTCGCGGCGGGGGTGTTGCTTGATGTGGGTTATGGTGAACACTTCTCTTTCCGGGTTGCCGAAACCGTCCTAGATCAAGGCGTAAGACCCCATATCGTCAGTAGCGACGTGCATGCCCTATTCAATCGACCCCACAGTCTCCAAGCCACTTATGGTCTAGCGCAAGCGATGTCCCACCTGATGGCGTTGGGTTTCCCTTTAACCGAACTCGTCGAAATGGTGACGGAGCGGCCTGCAGCCATTCTCCGTATCGACGATCGGGTCGGCCACATTCGCATCGGATATGATGCCGATTTAACGATTTTTTCGATTACCGAAGGCGAGTATACCTTTCGTGACCGATGGGGTGACGTCCGCCCAGGCACTCAGCTTATTCGACCCGAGTCGGTCGTTCGCCATGGGCACGCCTCATCCATCGAATCGTTGGCCATGGAATCCCTGGTATAA
- a CDS encoding protein of unknown function DUF1116 (PFAM: Protein of unknown function (DUF1116)~InterPro IPR009499~KEGG: ecz:ECS88_4270 hypothetical protein~PFAM: Protein of unknown function DUF1116~SPTR: Cytoplasmic protein) produces MAAAVNTLSPRLQGVTTLKTLYPHLSATILHPGPPWANQPLNSAQSRALAALWHYEQRIGNPVNLSDREIEALAQQMTWAPTGIYHVTSPLIGFVSESMALWVVDDPTTGLRGYAPIHEGSGPTLRFGTPGPITLALQYWLTERFQPLMNTLLPDGIPLWPIVRTALLMGDDLHMRAQAASWLLAEEIYRRLAVSSLWHELTERDHQFLTRTIWTNPGAFLSIGMAMTEIYFQWWETHAPADFIIDFGANGREWGYRTAGSPTQWVTRLAPRPSCPNRHPLPISGDSFGLEIMGFGGRILPNAPALWEQLGPERPQAFIPDDYEPAMRESPIRLPHMPFELGTRLTELSRLNMVTGCLDAHDGFLGPGMVTWED; encoded by the coding sequence ATGGCAGCGGCCGTCAACACATTATCTCCCCGGTTGCAAGGGGTTACGACCTTAAAGACGCTGTATCCCCACTTGAGCGCCACCATTTTACACCCCGGTCCGCCTTGGGCTAATCAGCCGTTAAATTCCGCCCAATCCCGGGCACTCGCGGCTCTCTGGCATTATGAGCAACGCATCGGTAACCCGGTGAATTTATCGGACCGGGAGATTGAAGCCCTTGCTCAACAAATGACCTGGGCGCCCACCGGTATCTACCATGTCACGTCACCGCTGATCGGGTTTGTGTCGGAATCGATGGCCCTTTGGGTAGTTGACGATCCCACGACCGGACTTCGCGGATATGCACCAATCCATGAAGGATCGGGACCGACCTTGCGGTTTGGTACGCCCGGCCCCATCACCCTCGCGTTGCAATACTGGTTAACCGAACGGTTTCAACCGCTTATGAATACGCTGTTGCCGGACGGTATTCCGCTGTGGCCGATAGTGCGAACCGCTCTCTTGATGGGGGACGACCTTCATATGCGCGCGCAAGCGGCGTCCTGGCTATTGGCCGAGGAAATCTACCGCCGGTTGGCCGTCTCGTCTCTTTGGCACGAACTCACCGAGCGCGATCACCAGTTTCTTACCCGGACCATCTGGACGAATCCCGGTGCATTCCTATCGATAGGCATGGCCATGACCGAAATCTATTTTCAATGGTGGGAGACCCACGCGCCAGCCGATTTTATTATAGATTTTGGAGCCAATGGCCGCGAGTGGGGGTATCGCACGGCCGGATCCCCTACTCAGTGGGTCACCCGCCTAGCTCCCAGACCATCTTGTCCGAACCGGCATCCCCTCCCGATTAGCGGAGATAGTTTCGGCTTGGAAATCATGGGATTCGGCGGACGGATTCTTCCGAATGCCCCGGCTCTTTGGGAACAACTCGGCCCGGAACGCCCCCAAGCCTTTATCCCCGACGATTATGAGCCTGCCATGCGTGAATCGCCCATTCGACTCCCTCACATGCCGTTTGAGCTCGGAACCCGTTTAACCGAACTGTCTCGTCTGAACATGGTCACGGGCTGTTTAGACGCGCACGACGGCTTTCTGGGGCCAGGAATGGTGACGTGGGAAGATTAA
- a CDS encoding S-adenosylhomocysteine deaminase (PFAM: Amidohydrolase family~COGs: COG0402 Cytosine deaminase and related metal-dependent hydrolase~InterPro IPR006680~KEGG: mta:Moth_1224 N-ethylammeline chlorohydrolase~PFAM: Amidohydrolase 1~PRIAM: S-adenosylhomocysteine deaminase~SPTR: Amidohydrolase) translates to MRTRIKNAWVVTMNAQRDVLPATDIWVEDDRIVGIGRYSLPADHVIDATGYVAMPGLIQPHIHLCQTLFRGAADDLRLLDWLQQKIWPLESALDASAMRAAADLGLAELIQSGTTTILDMGSVAHTDQIFEAVQASGLRAWAGKCLMDRPNPWLQESRHDAIHESRTLIERWHGADNGRIQYALAPRFTLSVTDALWEETLELALATGVVIHTHASETLDEVDEAKRLHVLAPLAHLNALDVTRAHVVAAHGVWLTDEELAIAEEKRVGLAHCPSSNLKLGSGIAPVPRWLQAGLTFGIAADGAPCNNWLDGFTEMRMASLLAKPAFGAQAFPAEEVLAKATIGGAEVLGAQHTIGSLEVGKQADLILVDIQGLHHTPDAVASIYSQLVYQTRATDVHLTMVAGRILYHDGQFFTMNPESVRANARSALKRTVEKAYDKGFV, encoded by the coding sequence ATGCGCACGCGGATTAAGAATGCCTGGGTAGTCACAATGAATGCCCAAAGAGACGTGTTACCCGCCACCGATATCTGGGTGGAAGACGATCGGATAGTGGGAATCGGTCGATATTCCCTACCGGCCGATCACGTCATTGACGCCACCGGCTATGTCGCCATGCCCGGCCTCATTCAACCCCATATTCATTTATGCCAAACCCTCTTTCGAGGCGCAGCCGACGATTTGCGATTATTAGATTGGCTACAACAAAAAATTTGGCCCTTGGAGTCGGCGTTGGATGCATCCGCTATGCGGGCAGCCGCCGATCTGGGCCTTGCTGAGTTAATTCAAAGCGGGACGACCACCATCTTAGATATGGGATCGGTGGCTCACACCGACCAAATTTTTGAAGCCGTCCAAGCGAGCGGATTACGCGCATGGGCCGGTAAATGTCTCATGGACCGCCCAAACCCATGGCTACAAGAATCCCGCCACGATGCCATCCACGAAAGTCGAACACTGATTGAACGTTGGCACGGGGCCGATAACGGGCGAATACAGTACGCGTTGGCCCCTCGCTTCACTTTGTCGGTTACCGATGCGCTGTGGGAGGAGACGCTCGAGCTAGCTCTCGCCACCGGGGTGGTCATTCATACCCACGCCAGTGAAACCCTGGACGAAGTGGACGAGGCTAAGCGTCTTCACGTCTTAGCCCCCTTAGCCCACCTGAATGCGTTGGACGTCACCCGAGCCCATGTCGTGGCGGCGCATGGGGTCTGGCTCACGGATGAAGAGCTGGCCATCGCCGAGGAAAAACGCGTGGGATTAGCCCATTGCCCCTCCTCCAATTTAAAATTGGGCTCAGGTATCGCCCCGGTTCCCCGTTGGCTTCAAGCGGGTCTAACCTTTGGCATCGCAGCCGACGGAGCCCCCTGCAATAATTGGCTGGATGGATTTACGGAAATGCGTATGGCCTCCCTGCTCGCCAAGCCGGCCTTTGGGGCCCAAGCCTTTCCTGCGGAAGAAGTCCTGGCCAAAGCCACGATAGGCGGGGCCGAAGTGTTGGGAGCCCAGCATACCATCGGCAGTCTGGAAGTCGGCAAACAAGCCGACCTGATATTAGTCGACATCCAAGGGCTTCATCATACACCGGATGCCGTGGCCAGCATTTACTCGCAGTTGGTCTATCAAACCCGTGCCACCGATGTCCACCTCACCATGGTAGCCGGTCGCATCCTCTACCACGACGGTCAGTTTTTCACCATGAATCCCGAATCCGTACGGGCCAATGCCCGTAGCGCACTTAAGCGGACCGTCGAAAAGGCCTATGACAAAGGTTTTGTATAA
- a CDS encoding NCS1 nucleoside transporter family (PFAM: Permease for cytosine/purines, uracil, thiamine, allantoin~TIGRFAM: NCS1 nucleoside transporter family~COGs: COG1953 Cytosine/uracil/thiamine/allantoin permease~InterPro IPR001248:IPR012681~KEGG: ckr:CKR_2118 hypothetical protein~PFAM: Permease, cytosine/purines, uracil, thiamine, allantoin~SPTR: Putative uncharacterized protein;~TIGRFAM: Nucleobase cation symporter-1, NCS1): protein MTHPLSEPEVDIANRDLLPTTSSQRQWTLYNYLTLWIGMAHNVSTYMMAGGFIALGLSWWEAILTVLVGTLIVLVPILLNSHAGTQYGIPFPVYARASFGGVGAGVPALLRALVAAGWFGINAAIGGQAVQMFLSMLIPGWAHLSTAFTFVGLDFGGWVSFLLFWFLNIWIIYHGIDAVRRFEAWAGPLVLLLGIGLLLWAYNAAHGFGPMLHQPAKVHGAALWAVEIPALTSVVGNWATLSLNIPDFTRFAKSQKAQIWGQTLGLPTTMTVFSAIGVLVTSATIVVFHQAIADPVTLLGHFHNVLLLLISLGAVVVATLSVNVAANVVSPAYDFIQLFPKHLNFSRAGLLTGILGIVMVPWLLISNPHIYIFSWLNVYGGFLGPIAGILIADYWVFRKTTLAVVELYAKGGRYYYANGYNWRAIAALAGGVVIALIGKVVPALAWLFNYSWFVGFIVAFIVYLGLMQTAESPDVRLAGSR from the coding sequence ATGACTCACCCGTTATCTGAACCGGAAGTGGATATAGCCAATCGGGATTTATTGCCGACGACGTCGTCTCAAAGGCAATGGACTTTATATAATTACCTCACCCTTTGGATTGGGATGGCCCATAACGTCTCCACCTACATGATGGCAGGAGGGTTCATTGCGTTAGGGCTTAGCTGGTGGGAAGCCATTTTAACGGTGTTGGTGGGGACTCTCATTGTGCTCGTGCCGATTTTACTGAATTCCCATGCCGGCACCCAATACGGGATTCCGTTTCCGGTCTATGCCCGGGCGTCCTTCGGGGGCGTCGGCGCCGGCGTGCCGGCCTTATTGCGGGCGTTGGTGGCGGCGGGCTGGTTCGGGATCAACGCTGCGATTGGCGGTCAGGCGGTTCAGATGTTTTTATCGATGCTGATTCCCGGTTGGGCCCACCTGTCGACCGCCTTTACGTTTGTCGGTTTAGATTTTGGGGGGTGGGTGAGTTTTCTGCTGTTTTGGTTTTTAAATATTTGGATCATCTATCACGGGATTGATGCGGTCCGCCGGTTTGAAGCGTGGGCGGGACCGTTGGTGCTGCTGCTCGGGATTGGGCTTCTCCTCTGGGCCTATAATGCGGCGCACGGTTTCGGGCCGATGTTGCATCAACCGGCTAAGGTGCACGGGGCGGCTTTATGGGCTGTGGAAATCCCGGCTTTAACCAGTGTGGTAGGCAATTGGGCAACCTTGTCGTTGAACATCCCGGATTTTACGCGGTTCGCCAAAAGTCAAAAAGCCCAGATATGGGGGCAGACGCTAGGACTCCCCACCACCATGACGGTATTTTCCGCTATTGGCGTGCTCGTCACGTCGGCAACCATCGTCGTTTTTCATCAAGCCATTGCCGATCCGGTGACGCTTTTGGGCCACTTTCATAATGTCTTGTTGTTGCTCATCTCGTTAGGGGCGGTGGTGGTGGCCACCTTGTCGGTGAATGTGGCGGCCAACGTCGTATCGCCGGCCTATGACTTTATCCAGTTGTTTCCGAAGCACCTGAATTTTTCCCGCGCGGGTCTTCTGACCGGGATTTTGGGCATTGTGATGGTGCCGTGGCTGCTCATTTCGAATCCTCACATTTACATTTTCAGTTGGCTGAACGTCTACGGAGGCTTTCTCGGGCCGATTGCCGGAATTTTGATTGCCGATTATTGGGTATTTCGGAAGACCACGTTGGCGGTAGTGGAGCTCTATGCCAAAGGAGGACGCTACTATTACGCCAATGGCTATAACTGGCGCGCGATTGCCGCACTGGCGGGCGGGGTGGTGATCGCGCTTATAGGCAAGGTGGTGCCGGCGTTGGCGTGGTTATTTAACTATTCCTGGTTCGTCGGCTTTATCGTGGCCTTTATTGTCTACCTCGGGCTGATGCAGACCGCCGAAAGCCCGGATGTCCGACTCGCCGGTTCCCGATAA
- a CDS encoding (2Fe-2S)-binding domain-containing protein (PFAM: 2Fe-2S iron-sulfur cluster binding domain; [2Fe-2S] binding domain~COGs: COG2080 Aerobic-type carbon monoxide dehydrogenase small subunit CoxS/CutS homologs~InterPro IPR001041:IPR002888~KEGG: mta:Moth_1958 (2Fe-2S)-binding~PFAM: [2Fe-2S]-binding; Ferredoxin~SPTR: (2Fe-2S)-binding protein), with the protein MKITLTINQVPTSCEIAGHETLLAVLRDQLALTEVKYGCGEGACGACVVLVDGEPRASCITLAAQVDQQAVTTVKSTEFAALWELLKDRFSVNQAAQCGFCTPGLLATAFALVHQGHSLTRKEIREAIAGHICRCTGYQPIVDAIEEVMALWPATSA; encoded by the coding sequence ATGAAGATCACGTTGACCATCAACCAAGTGCCGACAAGCTGCGAAATCGCCGGCCACGAAACCTTGTTGGCGGTTTTGCGCGACCAATTGGCCTTGACCGAGGTCAAGTATGGTTGCGGAGAGGGGGCGTGTGGTGCTTGTGTCGTACTTGTAGACGGGGAGCCCCGCGCCTCGTGTATCACCTTGGCCGCACAAGTGGACCAACAAGCCGTTACCACGGTTAAAAGCACGGAATTTGCCGCGCTTTGGGAGCTTCTGAAGGACCGTTTCAGTGTGAATCAAGCGGCCCAGTGTGGGTTTTGCACCCCGGGACTACTCGCTACCGCTTTTGCGTTAGTCCATCAAGGTCACTCTCTGACCCGAAAGGAGATACGAGAGGCGATAGCCGGTCATATCTGTCGTTGTACCGGATACCAACCGATTGTCGATGCGATAGAAGAGGTGATGGCATTATGGCCGGCAACGTCCGCCTAG
- a CDS encoding molybdopterin dehydrogenase FAD-binding protein (PFAM: FAD binding domain in molybdopterin dehydrogenase; CO dehydrogenase flavoprotein C-terminal domain~COGs: COG1319 Aerobic-type carbon monoxide dehydrogenase middle subunit CoxM/CutM homologs~InterPro IPR002346~KEGG: sti:Sthe_2308 molybdopterin dehydrogenase FAD-binding protein~PFAM: Molybdopterin dehydrogenase, FAD-binding~SPTR: Molybdopterin dehydrogenase FAD-binding protein) — MYPYPFRYVRPQTLDEALRWAETDGMRFLAGGQSLLPLLNLHWAEVAGVIDLKSVGHEFNHVQWKAGEIEFGAWLTHHELATLEPLATRCPLIPRAAVHIGHPRIRRRGTVGGALAHGDPLAEWFLAFLTLNASVVTRSRAYPRRVTPIQEWLLGPLMPNLLPGEIVTGVQVSLPERASYGFLEVSRRAGDYAIMAAGVQLIWDASYHQITGCTLAISGANDLPRTFPLISKAVQGQAPGSELWRFVEDAVQKAVDPYADVLASKDYRRHLAGVLARRVCEQATQQREVLTRTT, encoded by the coding sequence ATGTATCCTTATCCCTTTCGGTATGTTAGGCCCCAAACCTTGGACGAGGCATTACGGTGGGCCGAGACGGACGGTATGCGGTTTCTGGCCGGAGGGCAAAGCCTCTTGCCGCTGTTGAATTTACATTGGGCGGAAGTGGCCGGGGTGATCGACTTGAAGTCGGTGGGGCACGAGTTTAACCATGTGCAATGGAAAGCCGGAGAAATCGAATTCGGAGCTTGGCTAACCCATCACGAATTGGCCACTTTAGAACCGCTGGCTACACGCTGTCCCCTCATCCCGCGGGCAGCCGTGCATATTGGCCATCCACGAATAAGGCGCCGGGGAACCGTCGGCGGGGCATTGGCGCACGGCGATCCGCTCGCCGAGTGGTTTTTAGCGTTTCTCACGCTCAATGCCTCCGTCGTTACCCGCTCACGAGCCTATCCACGGCGGGTGACGCCGATACAGGAATGGCTCTTAGGGCCCCTTATGCCGAACTTATTGCCCGGGGAGATTGTCACCGGCGTTCAAGTGTCGTTACCGGAGCGAGCCAGCTATGGATTTTTAGAGGTTTCCCGACGAGCCGGTGATTACGCTATCATGGCGGCTGGTGTTCAACTGATCTGGGACGCTTCTTATCATCAAATTACCGGTTGTACGCTAGCTATTTCCGGAGCCAACGACCTTCCCAGGACATTTCCCTTGATTTCCAAAGCTGTACAAGGGCAGGCACCCGGCAGCGAGTTATGGCGATTTGTGGAAGATGCCGTACAAAAGGCTGTCGATCCCTATGCCGACGTATTGGCGTCGAAAGACTATCGTCGGCATTTGGCAGGGGTTCTGGCCCGCCGGGTATGTGAACAAGCCACGCAACAGAGGGAGGTTTTGACCAGAACGACATGA
- a CDS encoding Xanthine dehydrogenase (PFAM: Molybdopterin-binding domain of aldehyde dehydrogenase; Aldehyde oxidase and xanthine dehydrogenase, a/b hammerhead domain~COGs: COG1529 Aerobic-type carbon monoxide dehydrogenase large subunit CoxL/CutL homologs~InterPro IPR000674:IPR008274~KEGG: ace:Acel_1642 xanthine dehydrogenase, molybdenum binding subunit apoprotein~PFAM: Aldehyde oxidase/xanthine dehydrogenase, molybdopterin binding; Aldehyde oxidase/xanthine dehydrogenase, a/b hammerhead~PRIAM: Xanthine dehydrogenase~SPTR: Xanthine dehydrogenase, molybdenum binding subunit apoprotein) — MAGNVRLDEREGIAFRVIGRPVVRDDVRRKVAGEVLYSADWVMPGMLYGKLVRSIYPHAKIRRLDFSRAYQVPGVVRIVSAADVPVNQFYDDPAGLGQLIAQHRVFQDDEVRYVGEPICLVLAESSDAADYAAQAVDIEYEELPAVHDPLDALEPEAVLVHATGNLVVEWNVRKGNLAGIKDNPELRHFSRSYTTQYVDHLYLEPEAGVGWLDNDGILTLRCTTQVLEHYRAIARMLNLPDNRVRVIAPYVGGGFGGKEDMTVEPYVAIGVWITRRPVKMVWSRQESLIARPKRHPFRMTYDVWVTPAGEIAGMQVDILADAGAYALLSPRVVFAAAVVATGPYRIEHVAVKARAVYTHNVPTSAFRGFGAMQMAVGYEQFIDELAQALNRDPISFRRQHFIAQGDVLATGEVQETRVMLPEALSEVLSALGPKPYPSQPGRRVGRGIACTMQPYGRTVWFQDQASCWMNVESDGSVVLRIGVPDIGGGQAFSLCQITAEILGVPLDMVRPYYGDSALTPLAGGTFATRQLYMSGNAVYQAASELKDVILGVVRDTWGTANWHLDDHRAVSSTGQTVGFAEIYRAATALQRPLEVHTTFYAPVGPKYDNVEGRAMKTFPDFTFGCHGVDLEIDEETGQVVLLQYAASHDVGVAINPVSVKGQILGGVAQGLGYALSEEVVYQSGQCLTSLFSQYMAPVAPDVPDIKVIILESGEGRGPFHARGIGEPAISPVAPAVANAVADALASGDHVRSLPLTADKIWRQMRQK; from the coding sequence ATGGCCGGCAACGTCCGCCTAGATGAGCGGGAAGGGATCGCGTTTCGGGTCATTGGACGCCCGGTGGTGAGAGATGACGTACGCCGCAAAGTGGCCGGGGAAGTGCTCTACAGCGCCGATTGGGTTATGCCAGGCATGTTATACGGTAAATTGGTGCGATCAATCTATCCGCATGCCAAAATTCGTCGCCTGGATTTTTCTCGGGCGTATCAGGTGCCGGGCGTGGTGCGGATTGTCAGTGCCGCCGACGTGCCTGTCAATCAGTTTTACGATGATCCGGCCGGCCTGGGGCAACTTATCGCTCAACACCGGGTGTTTCAAGATGACGAGGTTCGTTACGTAGGGGAACCCATTTGCCTCGTGTTGGCCGAATCGTCAGATGCCGCTGATTATGCCGCCCAAGCCGTGGATATCGAGTACGAGGAATTACCGGCCGTTCATGACCCGTTGGACGCGCTAGAACCGGAAGCGGTTTTGGTGCATGCCACCGGCAATCTCGTGGTGGAGTGGAATGTCCGCAAAGGAAACTTAGCTGGTATTAAGGACAATCCGGAACTACGGCATTTTTCGCGCTCGTACACCACCCAATATGTCGATCATCTTTATTTAGAGCCGGAGGCCGGGGTGGGATGGCTGGATAATGACGGGATTCTGACGCTTCGGTGCACGACGCAAGTGTTGGAACATTATCGGGCAATTGCCCGCATGCTAAACCTTCCGGATAATCGGGTGCGGGTTATCGCCCCCTACGTTGGGGGCGGTTTCGGCGGCAAAGAAGACATGACGGTGGAACCGTATGTTGCCATTGGAGTTTGGATTACTCGGCGGCCGGTGAAGATGGTGTGGTCAAGGCAAGAGTCTCTGATAGCACGGCCTAAACGGCATCCGTTTAGGATGACCTACGATGTCTGGGTGACACCTGCCGGTGAAATCGCCGGGATGCAAGTGGATATCCTGGCCGACGCGGGTGCCTACGCTCTCTTGTCGCCTCGGGTGGTTTTTGCCGCGGCCGTTGTGGCGACGGGTCCTTACCGAATTGAACATGTCGCGGTTAAGGCACGGGCGGTCTATACCCATAACGTGCCGACCAGCGCGTTTCGGGGGTTTGGCGCAATGCAAATGGCAGTGGGATACGAACAGTTCATCGATGAACTGGCTCAGGCGTTGAACCGTGACCCGATCAGCTTTCGGCGTCAGCATTTTATCGCCCAGGGCGATGTCTTGGCCACCGGCGAGGTACAAGAAACGCGGGTGATGTTGCCCGAAGCGTTATCCGAGGTACTGTCCGCTTTGGGGCCCAAACCGTATCCTTCGCAACCGGGGAGACGGGTTGGGCGAGGGATTGCCTGTACCATGCAACCGTATGGGAGGACGGTCTGGTTTCAAGACCAGGCTTCCTGCTGGATGAATGTCGAATCGGACGGCAGTGTGGTGTTGCGAATTGGGGTGCCGGATATTGGGGGCGGTCAAGCGTTTAGTTTGTGCCAGATTACTGCGGAAATTTTAGGGGTACCGCTGGATATGGTGCGTCCCTATTATGGCGATTCCGCATTGACCCCGCTGGCGGGAGGGACCTTTGCGACTCGGCAGCTCTATATGTCGGGCAATGCTGTCTACCAAGCCGCATCCGAATTAAAGGACGTGATTTTAGGTGTGGTCCGGGACACGTGGGGAACCGCCAACTGGCACCTCGACGATCACCGGGCAGTTTCCTCAACCGGTCAAACGGTTGGGTTTGCCGAAATCTATCGGGCCGCCACCGCTCTTCAGCGCCCATTGGAAGTTCATACGACTTTTTACGCGCCTGTTGGGCCCAAGTATGACAATGTAGAGGGACGGGCCATGAAAACCTTTCCTGATTTTACGTTTGGATGTCATGGTGTCGACCTGGAAATTGATGAGGAAACCGGGCAGGTCGTGCTCTTACAATATGCCGCCAGCCATGATGTAGGGGTCGCCATTAATCCCGTCAGCGTGAAAGGGCAGATTTTGGGCGGCGTTGCCCAAGGGCTCGGATATGCGCTCTCAGAAGAAGTGGTCTATCAATCGGGGCAATGCCTGACTTCGCTATTTAGCCAATATATGGCGCCGGTGGCTCCCGATGTGCCGGACATTAAGGTGATTATTTTGGAATCCGGTGAAGGGCGGGGACCTTTTCACGCCCGGGGCATCGGGGAGCCGGCCATTTCTCCGGTGGCACCGGCGGTAGCTAATGCGGTGGCCGACGCGTTGGCATCCGGGGATCACGTGCGTTCTTTGCCCCTCACCGCCGATAAAATTTGGCGCCAAATGCGTCAAAAGTAA